Within the Streptomyces sp. NBC_00554 genome, the region GCTGCACACCTACGTCCCGGTCGACGTCAGCGAAGCCGCCCTCACCCAGGCCGGGCAGGCGCTGATCGCCGAGCAGCCGGACCTCAGCGTGCACGCGCTGATCGCCGACTTCACCGGCGGTCTCTCGCTTCCCGGTACTCCCGGGCCGCGGCTGGTGGCGTTCCTCGGCGGCACGATCGGCAATCTGCTGCCCGCCGAGCGCGCCACGTTCCTGTCCTCCGTACGGGCCCTGCTGTCGCCCGGCGACGCGCTGCTGCTCGGCACGGACCTGGTCAAGGACGAGTCGGTCCTGGTCACCGCGTACGACGACGCGGCCGGAGTGACCGCCGCGTTCAACAAGAACGTGCTGAGCGTCGTCAACCGCGAGCTCGGCGCCGACTTCGACCCGGACGCGTTCGACCACGTCGCCCTCTGGGACAGCGAGCACGAGTGGATCGAGATGCGGTTGCGCTCGCGCGCCGAGCAGACCGTGAAGATCCCGGCCCTCGACCTCGCCGTCGACTTCGCGGACGGCGAGGAACTGCGCACCGAGATCTCGGCGAAGTTCCGCGAGGAGGGCGTACGCGGCGAGCTGGCCGCGGCGGGCTTCGAGTTGGCCCACTGGTGGACGGACACGGAGGGCCGTTTCGCGCTGTCGCTGAGCACCGCCGGGTAGCGGAGGGCGCTCACGTCATCCACGGTATGCCCCCACACCTCGCGGACCGCCGCACTGTGGGGCACCGTGGAATGACGCGTGGCACACCCGCCACGGCGGAGAGGAGTACCCGCATGTCCGACCACACGTACCGGGTCACCGAGATCGTCGGCACCTCCCACGAGGGCGTCGACCAGGCCATTCGCAATGGCATCACCCGCGCCTCGCAGACCCTGCGCGGGCTGGACTGGTTCGAGGTCACGCAGGTCAGGGGGCAGATCGTGAACGGGCAGATCGAGCACTACCAGGTCGGCCTGAAGGTCGGATTCCGCCTGGAGGACGGCGCCTGACCCGTAGCCCCGCCACGAGGCCGGCAAGGCTCGGCGGGGCCCTCAGGTCCGCCCCTCACGCTCCTGCGCGTCCTTCAGCGCCTCGGACGCGCCGGTCCAGCGTGCCCGTACGACCGTGAAGCCCGCCCGCTCCGCGTCCTCGCAGACGAGCTCGTCGTCGTCCACGAGGACGCGGATCTCGCGGTCGCGGGCGAGCCGGCGGAGGATCTCCAGCTTGGTGCGGCGGGCCGGCCTGCGGTCGTCGTTGCGCCGCATCCAGACGCGGCCCTCGGGCAGCCCCTGTGCGGCCAGCCAGTCGAGCGTGTCGCGTCGGCACCGCTCGGGGCGGCCGGTGAGGTAGACGACCTCGCACTCCTCCGCGCTCTTCAGCGCCAGCGCCACGCCCTCGGCGAGCGGCGGATCCTGCGGCGCCGCCGCGAAGAACGCGGCCCAGTCCCGCGGCTTGCGCTCCAGGAAATGCTGCCGATGCGCGGAGTCCGCGAGTGTGCCGTCCAGGTCGTACACGGCGAGTGGTCTGCTGCTCTTCTGCTCCACGCCCATCAGCCTAAACAGCGCCCGCCGTGCTCGGCGCGCCGTGGCAGCCGATCCCCCGCGTGAACACGTACAACTTCCGTCTCCGCGGGCACTGTTCACAGCAGCAGCAAGCCCTTACCGTATTGCCTCGCACAGCATGTCGTACAACGTTCGGAATTTCGAACCAGAGCAGGGCGGCGGAGGGACACCATCGCCCGGCTCGTCGGAATGCGCAGGTCTCCGCGTCGCCCA harbors:
- the egtD gene encoding L-histidine N(alpha)-methyltransferase, yielding MSPFLLTRTLAEDATEAALRADVLHGLTRTPKTLPPKWFYDAHGSELFEKITELPEYYPTRAEREILIARAAEIAGATGARTLVELGSGSSEKTRYLLDALPGLHTYVPVDVSEAALTQAGQALIAEQPDLSVHALIADFTGGLSLPGTPGPRLVAFLGGTIGNLLPAERATFLSSVRALLSPGDALLLGTDLVKDESVLVTAYDDAAGVTAAFNKNVLSVVNRELGADFDPDAFDHVALWDSEHEWIEMRLRSRAEQTVKIPALDLAVDFADGEELRTEISAKFREEGVRGELAAAGFELAHWWTDTEGRFALSLSTAG
- a CDS encoding dodecin, translated to MSDHTYRVTEIVGTSHEGVDQAIRNGITRASQTLRGLDWFEVTQVRGQIVNGQIEHYQVGLKVGFRLEDGA